In Dromiciops gliroides isolate mDroGli1 chromosome 4, mDroGli1.pri, whole genome shotgun sequence, one DNA window encodes the following:
- the LOC122754423 gene encoding trace amine-associated receptor 6-like, which produces MSSSSEFQPAAVQLCFQNVNGSCIKNPYSQGSRVILYVVFGSGAVLAVFGNLLVMISIFHFKQLHSPANFLIASLACADFLVGATVMPFSMVRSVESCWYFGETFCTFHSCVDIAFCYASLFHLCFISIDRYIAVTDPLIYPTKFTVNVSGLCIALSWIIPITYSGSVFYTGANDDGLEELISALTCVGTCQVYVNQNWVLVDFLLFFIPTLVMIILYCKIFLVAKIQARKIENTSNKGESSSSESYKARVSKRERKAAKTLGIAVIAFLISWLPYSIDALIDTFIGFITPAYIYEILCWFGYYNSAMNPLIYAFFYPWFRKAIKLIVTGKILEDSSSTTNLFSEQGKGLE; this is translated from the coding sequence ATGAGTAGCAGCTCTGAATTCCAGCCTGCAGCTGTCCAGTTATGCTTTCAAAATGTAAATGGATCCTGTATTAAAAATCCCTATTCCCAGGGATCCCGAGTGATCCTCTATGTGGTGTTTGGCTCTGGGGCTGTGCTTGCAGTATTTGGAAACCTTCTGGTAATGATTTCTATCTTTCACTTCAAGCAGCTGCACTCTCCAGCCAATTTTCTCATTGCCTCCTTGGCTTGTGCTGACTTTTTGGTGGGAGCCACTGTGATGCCCTTCAGCATGGTGAGGTCGGTGGAGAGTTGCTGGTACTTTGGGGAGACTTTCTGTACATTTCATAGCTGTGTTGATATAGCATTTTGTTATGCTTCCCTCTTTCATTTATGCTTCATCTCCATTGATAGATATATTGCTGTCACTGACCCTCTGATCTATCCAACCAAGTTCACAGTGAATGTTTCTGGGCTGTGTATTGCTCTCTCCTGGATTATCCCCATTACTTATAGTGGTTCTGTTTTCTACACAGGTGCCAATGATGATGGATTGGAGGAATTAATAAGTGCCCTCACCTGTGTAGGGACTTGTCAGGTTTATGTGAATCAAAATTGGGTGCTAGTAGATTTTCTGTTGTTCTTCATCCCCACTCTGGTCATGATCATCCTTTACTGTAAGATTTTTCTTGTAGCTAAAATCCAAGCTAGAAAGATTGAAAATACAAGCAACAAAGGGGAATCTTCATCTTCAGAAAGTTACAAAGCCAGAGTGtccaagagggagagaaaagcagCCAAAACACTGGGTATTGCAGTGATTGCATTTCTGATTTCATGGTTACCCTATTCTATTGATGCGTTGATTGATACATTCATAGGCTTCATCACCCCTGCCTATATTTATGAAATCCTTTGTTGGTTTGGTTATTATAACTCAGCCATGAACCCCTTGATTTATGCTTTCTTCTATCCATGGTTTAGGAAAGCCATAAAATTGATTGTAACTGGGAAAATCTTAGAAGATAGCTCTTCAACCACAAATTTATTCTCTGAGCAAGGCAAAGGATTAGAATGA